In Juglans microcarpa x Juglans regia isolate MS1-56 chromosome 1S, Jm3101_v1.0, whole genome shotgun sequence, the genomic stretch ATTTGTCATCAAGTTTTGTTCCCTATTAGGGCATTATAATGACAGAAATGATTTAACTACAAAATCTCAcgaaaataaatctataaattgacatgatttgatgGAATACGATAATTGAGGAATACATTAACAGTTAACGTTGGTTTCAAACTTCAATGCTCTTGCCTTGGAtatcaaggaaaaaaacaaaaaaatacaaaatacaagagGATGGCGTGATCGTTTTGATGTTCGTCTATCATGGTAACATCTAATGCCCATTGAGGAGGCTCTTTAGAAAAGAGAGTTAAGACGGCCGGAAGTCGTTGAGGCATGAATTATCCATCCAACTCCACCGAAGGAGATTCAAAATGATACTAAAATGATAAATGTGGTTAAGGGAGATGAGTCTCATGGCCTGTATATAAGCTCAAAAGCTTGCCCTGTATTATCAATGGAGCAATTCTCTTATCGCCACGAGATGAGTCTCATGTCGTGTATATAAGCTCAAAAGCTTGCCTATGTATCAATGGAGCAATTCTCTTCTCGCCACGAGATTCAAAATCATTTTCGGACGCGTGGAGAATGGGGGTGTAAGAGAAACAACAGGCTCCATTTGATACCCTTTAACGAAACGAAATGAAGGTTTCTGCTTCATTTTAACGGAATGTGCAGTGAAGGCGGCCCCCCCTTCCACTAGGATCTCAGTGGGAACCTAAGGTATTGAGGCCGCTGTGATATGATTGTCGTCGTGGCCTTTTCATTATTAGGTCTCAAGCTCTCTTATTTGCCAGCCCACAAGCAATCTCTCATGGAACTGAAAATATAGAGAGATGCTAGGGAGCCCGTTTTGGGCTCCCCATTTTTTTGCTCgattggatttatttttatttttttagttttatttttgacttagtgattaagaaaatattgtttaataatatttttttttaaaatatttaaaagtattaaaaaaatgatgtgaaaaaaaagaatttttagttttttttttacatcatttttttaacacttgaatattttttttaaaaaaattcacaatattattaaacaatattttcttaatcactaagtcaaaaaaaaaactaaaataaaaaataaaaaacccaatcGGGCAAACAAATGGGGAGCCCAAAACGGGCTCCCTAGCATTTTTCGAAAAGATAATTCACTTTTGTGATAGCAGCAATGCATATCATTAAAAAGACAACTAGAAAGCATAACTTTCAGTGTGACCCCCATGCTTCATTTATCCCAAAGCAATGCCGACGCTTGAAAGGCCGTTGAGATCAGGTGAAAAAATCGTATCTCCTCTACGATGGTTCTTTGACGATAGAAATTGTTATTTTCAGTAGTGAAATGTACCTGAATGAAAATAAGACAACATGAACCATACCCAAATCTTACAGCCGCTGGGTATAACCACCATTTGGAGGGGGAGGGAAGAAAAGGTCAGCTAAATTCTGTACATGGACTCGAATCATGCAAAGATTACAGAACAAAGCAAAATTACCCAtcttagccaaaaccaaacaaaaagaacCTGAACAGAATACTTAACAGATAACCCGATGACTTGACAGTCTGATTACCTTCTCCAGCAGTCCATCCATATAATAATGGGCTACATCGTCaccatcatcaccatcatcGCATCTGCTTCTTTTCAGGTATCTGCTCTCCCCTACGAGAAAACATGTTTAACTAAGTATGAAAGTATATAAAACACGGTATACAAAAGGTGTAGAAGagatctaataaaaaaaaaaagtgcaccACGGATACTGGACAAGCCagttcaaacacaaaacactttcaGGATGCTTCCACCAATCCCCACCCAAGAGACCCTTAATCACTCTTGCTACCATTAGTAGTTGGAAACATGAAATGTATTATCCttcttttcctttatctttttatcttttttaatttttttactttttaatgcATACTCTGCCATACATATCTATCATTCACAAAACTGAGTGCGTTGATTTGTTTAGCAAtgatataaaggaaaataatttgtacagtGGTATGGTAGAGTATGCATAAAGACAATACATGGGGCTTGCATATCCTAGGATTGTATAAAGCATTactcaaatattaattatgagTATCAACTCCTTCCACATGTACATGCCAACAAGTAGTAATTAAGCAATCGTTGCCTTCTAGTTCCAGAACATGATTAATAGTAAAATCTGATCCAGGTGTAAATATATACCTGAAACTTTCAAACTAGATTAACTTCAAGAGCAGCAAGATCAAATTGCATCTCATGGTCCTGGGCTGTGTCCATTGGGGAAGCTTTAAACAGAGCAGAGGGAGTATAGTTAATCTGGTAATTTACCAGCGTTGGCCCAAAAATGTTGAACCTTCCAGCACTACTGAATGCAACTTCTGCATCGGAAGAATGCTTATACACCACTCTAGCACGGCTAGTATCGCGATCAACTTCTGTTTCAGATTCCTTCAAAGGCCCAAAACGCCTAAACATCTTATTCAGGTTTGTTTCTGATGGAACAGAATTCACCTCAGCGAAGTTCATAACGATTTCAGCCGGTGAGTTCTCATCCACGTAGCCAGCAGGTTTCTCAGCTGCCACAGCATCATTGCCATCCGAATATCGCCTCCTTGAGTATGGCCTACGGCCAACTTGAGGGGTGTCTAGTACAACAGGGACAATTTGatactctctctttttgtttctaCGTGAAGTTTTCTCTTCCGAACCATTTTGGACAACCCTGTCAGTCCAGTAAGTGTCACTCATATCCTCAAATTCATATGTTTCCGGTGACCCAACAACAGAATGGGacgatttttttcttttaccaccGCCAACTTTGTCCATAGCCAAGAGCTCTCTCCTAGAATGTTGGCCCACTATTACTGAATTTCTAAAATCAGAGAAGAAGCTGACAATAGTATCAGACAAACCATATGCTTTCAGTGGATTCTGTGCTGCTATCTGAAGTTGCAATAACAAATCATCTAGTGATGAATACTCTGTCGAAACCCCCACCCTTCCTCTCTGTGTGTCAGATTCCAGGAAGGAAGCATCAGCTTCATTCCCAGCAGGTCCGTCATGGCTGCCATCTATCTTCTGGAGCCTCTCACTATTCCACTTCAGAATAGAAGGAGACCCAGTCAGTTGACTTGCAGCTCTCCGGATACAGTCCCCAATTTTAAATGATGGCTTGGGGAAAGAAGGTGGAATGGTACTAGAAACTTTAGCAAAGGAAATAGTTTTCCTCCCATCTTGTGGCCCAAGGTCATCATGGTAATCAACAGCCTTTCGTTTCTTGCCGGAGGATGTTGTCTTTCCATCTAACCAATCATCACCATCTGGAGAATCCATCGTATCACCCATTAACTCTGAcaagcttctttctttctttttgtaaaatacatcatctttaaaattttgtttatgtttactAGAAAAGCTGTTCTGGTTTTTTGATATCTCCTGTTCAAAGGAAGTTAGCTCATCATCGACATGCTCAAACACTTTAATTGAATGCATTCTGTCCTCAGAAACTAAAGTATCCATATCACTCTCCAACAACTGTCCACAAAATTGGAATTCAGGCAAACTACTGTAACCTCTTAAACGACAGAAAGCCAGCAACTGAGCCTTAGCTATCACAACCTCCAACCGATCACTATCACCAGAAGGGTACCGTGCCAAGGCTTGCACGTATTTGATTAATTTATCAGGTTCAAAGGAACTAGCACTGGCAGATCTGTCCACTCTGTCTCTCGTGATTGATTCTTGCCGAATTCCAGTGTTCTCAACCTTCTGGAATTTAATTCTGTAAAAAGCATCTTTTGGTATGCAGGAGCATGCAAGTCCAAACTCCACTCGTCTTGAGACTTCTTCCAGAGCACAATCAACAGCGTTCTGAAATGCTTCTGAATTGCTCTGCTTCTCAATGTGGGAGAAATGCGTTCGAAAGGCCTTTAACTGAGATGCTTCATTCCATGCAAAAGTTCGATCCCCAAAATATGCCACCAAAAAGCAGTCCTTTCTATGATGTTTTGTTGCCTTCTCAGATGAATCTGCAGGATCAAATATCTGCCCAGGCCACCATGGATGGCTCCTCACTTTCCCCCATACTAAATCCGATACTGTGAACTCCCCTTCATTTTCTGATGGCAGCTGATAACTAGCTTGATGCACTTCAACCATGCTTCCAGCATTCAGAGTTGCCTGTTCAAGGAACTTCTCTTCATCAGCTTTTGACTGTTCAGTATCAGCGACGTCTTCTTCAAGCTCCATTCCCTGTTCTTCTTGCAAACCAACTTGTTCAGATTTCGTCTCTTGTTTTTCAACTTCAACCTGAAGCTCACTTCTTGAATCAATCTGAGCAGAATCACCAGCCATGCTTCTCCTTAGGCACTCTTCAAACTCCTCAGTTCCCAGTACATCCATGTTGGAATTTAAAATTTCCTCAGTGTCCATGGGAGCAATTTCCTCTCTGCCAATGACTTGGGTGTCTGTTTCAACATTTGAGTTTAGAAGATCACTTCCATCAACAGTTGCCACTTCAGCTTCAACAACTACTTGAATTGGCTGGTTAGACAACATGGCATCTTCACACTCAATCTGAGGTAGATCACCACCCACACCCTTTTCTAAGTACTCTTCAGACTCCATTGGCTCGTCTTTCTTGGTGGGCACTGAAATTTCACTAATTGAATCTAGAACAGCTTCACATTCCATCAAAGCAGATTCCATCCTGTTGGTAATATGAGCCTCTGTTTGTGTGATCCCGCACATTCTCTCTTCTTTTAAGTTCTGATCATTTACTGAGCAAGACAACATCCCATCCCTATCAACAGTTTCTGTAACCTCGACATTTGAATCTGACAGAACCTTGTCATACTTGGCGGTAGCTTCCCCAACAGTAACTACAAGATCTGAAGTTGAGTTTGCACATTTATGCTCATGACTTGCAGTGCTCAAACAAACTGTCTCAACGTCTACCAACTGTTCTTCAATAACTTGTTTGTCAACTTCCATCTCTTGCACGACAGTTGAATTTAACTGAGAAGAACCCTTGTCATCAATTACTGTATCAACACCTCCAACAGCAGCTTGATTTGGTAGACATGAGGATACTGGAGTGGGAGATACATCTCTTTGATTTTCAGAGCTCTCACCTACTTGCTCAACGTCTCCCTGTTGCACTTCCATTGAACAAGTAGCATTTTCATCAATAGCAtcatttttcattccttccaCGTTGGAACACAAAGTATCCCCTTTAGTAGCAACTTTGCTTTTCTCATCCAATGATTTGGGATCTCCGTCACCATTTTTTGTTCCTCCAGAAGAAGTGTCCTCCATCAGTTTCCTTCCTGAACTAGAAACAACCCCATCCAAAGCACTAATGCCAGAAGTAAGAACATTTCCCTGCTCGTTGAATATTACTAAAGCTTTTTCTGGAAAAGCATCGGTCTGTAAACTTGAATTTTCCACACTTGACGTAGCGCACACAACCACAGAACTGATTCCAGGATTCCAAACATCATCATCCACAACACCAGCTTTTTGTGGCATCAAGTTATAGGCTACATTCAATCCACCATTGGCCAATTCCCCACCAGGCTGGTCACCCTCAACAATCAATCCTCTCTCTAAATGTTCCACATTTTCAAATATGGCATCTTGTTTAACAACAAGGCTTTCCACACCTACGGAACCCACAACCACAGAAGAATCACCTACCCCATTTTCATTTCTAGTAATACTTGCTTTCTCATCCAAAGCACCAACTTCCTTTGATTCCCTATCCTCAATTGCATCAACCACACAATCCATCACTTGCCCACCTCTATCTGCACCCACCTCAACCATTTCTTTCTCCAAAACAGCTTCCCTGTCAACCATGACAACTTTGTCCACATGGAAAATTTGTGCTCCTCCATGTGTGGAATCCAAAACCACCAACGAACCACCATCCTCAGTTCCAACCTCTGTATTCTGAGCTTCACAATCTAAATCTGTGGCATCCTGTGCTGTCATGTCACCAGTTCCACTACCACTAGCAACTATTTCTCTCCCTGTCTCCCCCTTGACCGCTCCTCCCTCTATATTATCCTCCTCTCTCACCATAACCTCACACTCCTCCACCACGACGGCTTGAGTTTGTTCGCCCCGTGACTCCACAATCCCCAAAGAACCCTCAACTCCAGTCTCGGTTCCATGTTTTGATGCATCAACACTTGAACCCCCAATTCCCCGTAAACCTGCTTCACTAATTGCAGTGCCTCCACCCAAAGATTTAACATCTTCCTCCAGAGAATTACCATCTCCCACCGTACCTATCTCATTCTCGACTGCCACACTTCGCCTTGCCTCCCCGTGGGTACAAACACCATCAAAATACACATTAGAACCCAAAACTTCCACCATGATTTCATCCCATTACAAGCCCCGCCATCCTTTACTCTCTCGACGCCCTCCGAGTGTGGCCCCTCAACTTGGGTTTCACCAGCTACATGCTCGCTAACAACCAGCATAGTAGACTCGGAAACACTCCCCACACAAACATCCTTGCCTTTTTTCTCATCCATAGAAACAGTATCTACGTATATTGCAAGACATCAAAAACAGCTTATataacgagaaaaaaaaaacaaataaataaataaataagcgCACAAACTGATAAACCCTAAAAACAGAACCAAGCAAACCTAATTGTACGATCGAGAAAGATGATAGACCGCATGCAGCACAACAtaaaggaaatagaaaaaaaatggaaaaagatagTGAATGGGTTAAGATCATTTGGTTACCTTGTTAGATCTTCCGGAAACGAAAGCCGGGAGGGCTTTGGCCCTTGGGTTTAAACTTTAGAGCGAGGAAGAGCTACAGAGAAAAGAAGTGGGCAAAGGGTACATGTCTATTGTCCTTtccgatgagagagagagagagagagaggtcactAGTAATAAGGCCGAAGAAAATACGTACTTTgtccttttcactttttacaGTGATTGGTCACTGGTCAGCACTTAGAGCTGGTTGAATTTTCATGGCAACTTTGGATGGACTTTGCTGTTTTACAAAAGAACGGTGACAGTCAAATAGATTTGTGCCACGTTTGGGCGGGCTAGATTAAAACCTCGTTTACATTCAAaaacttatttcaatttatctcaattcaactcatcttattttattattataatattttcaaatttttacacaaaatataataaaaaatttaactttttcaaatttcaaaacagttttctcaaatctccgcacaaaatataataaataattcaatttttattctactattcacaaactatttcaattcatctcaagttatttttgaattcaaaccactcctggctgcgtttagatgttgaactgagttgagttgaaataataaaatattgttaaaatattattttttaatattattattattattataaaatttgaaaaaattaaattgtttattatattttatgttaaaatttaaaaaaattgtaacgattaaTTGAGTACTTGAAAATGATGTCATAGAATTACTGCTATTTCAGGGCACTAACCTTTAATGATTTTTAGAAAGTCgtttttttactcaaaattcttctttttaatcGAATCCTCTTTTACATCaacataattttcatcaaaatatattacctctatttttataatatatttaaaaaaataaaaatctaaacattctcaataaaatttatttccagATATAATTTCAATTGATCCTACCACTTTTTTAAACCCAGTAAAACTATATCTGAAAAAAGTTGTCAGTCAAAACATATTCGGCTACACTTGTTCCCAAACAatgttcaatctaattttaagttaaatctaatatcaaaatatttaattttttaaattattaaactcatcccaactTAAAACATTCTTACATGTgggactcacaactttttttaacttaaaacatctttatacgtggaatccataaaaattttcaattttctataaaaaatattaaattcattttaacatctaaacacacttttAACTCAATTTAGATGGCTCCACATAACTCatttcactactcaactcactattattcataaaaaattccatttaattaaactcaactcaacatctaaatgtaaCCTTAATAGATTTCagtactatttaaaaataaataaataatgttaggATCAAgtacaaattatgtatatatatgtttttttatagaaaggaaaattttactaaaatttttttatattttttgacggtagagtctacttttttactTACAAACAAAAACTACACGATGCTCGTACAAAAACAACTTATAAAAATGTCATCTCAGTtgtttttttggtaaaaaaaaaaataataaatactatacATTCAAGCATAGCCCCAAACTATGTTTAATGCTGAACAACATGGTGCTCATCGGAAGGGAATGAATCTAGTTGATCAAAATAAAGAGATTCATCATGTactgtttattttatgtagGGGTCGgcttattttttattgcttATTATAAGTTCAGAAGATGAagctctgttttttattttttattttttttgcagcATTGCTCGCCGGCATGACTGAGCTGATGCCCACTATTTTGATGAGCAGCGTTATATGGCACAGAAACCAGTTGGGAAGAAAAATCAGGTGTGTACGTTTTTATTGCTGTGTTGTTGTCTGCATTCCTCTGATATATGGTGGGAAGAAAATCAGCGATCAATCACTGTACCTGAACATTAATGTTCATGCATGTGAGGGGTCCGTATAAGTCCGTACACAGCGCCTGTGTGTAGAAGTACTCAAACCATCTCGGCTTGGCTTTAAGAGCATTTATCCCATCATCAAATTGGGAAATGATTTCAGCCTATGATCCTCTAATATTTGTTGTGTAATTGCTATTTTTGTGTGCCATGATTCATGAAGGTTGTTTGACCAATTCCCTCATCTCATGGGTTTTAATGGATGGGTGAgattattaattcaaattatatatgtgatCATATGGGATTGGAAAATGACTTAATAAGTCACGTTCTAGTATATGATAATTTTCGTACGCAAAATCAATCATGTCATTTTTAATAACTTTGTTATAAGATAACTTAAAGAGTTATGTTTCATATAAATTAGTGTGTTAACACATCACTTATAATAGAACCTATTataactgtaaaaaaaaaaaaaatcaaaactctaATCGTTTTTAGCATAAATGATGTGAAAAGCTTCACATCAACGCAGGTATGttgtgaatataaaaaataaaacttataaacagattttctctaattttaaaaaatgatgttagactaaaaatgattttaatacaaACTAAAGGTACTAATTCTAATACTACCACGCACACTTTTCAACCTCATTTATTAATCATTCTTctaggcaatatatatatatatatatatatatatattatatatatatatatattggctcAAGCGTGCGTGCatgtaagagagagagatgcaaattatttgaagatgaaggctttatatatatatatatatatatgaaaaatgcttgTTGCAAGCGCCTGGTGCAAACGACGTGTAAACGTGGTTGATGTGGAAACActtaatgagagagagaccgagctaatacgagagatgagagaaagctgagaagagggagagaccTAGTTGCTGgaactgatgagagagagctgacGAGAAAGAAAGGCCGAGCtgataagagagagagttgatgagagatgaataattattcattttaaatctgacgTGGCATGGATGACTGCACGCCAGTTGTATCTACCGACtgtatataaaataactatatatatatatatatatatatatatatatatatatatatatagaaaagttCAATAAAGCCATGAAAAACCCATGCACAAGATTATATGGGCATATTACAGATAACGCATGGACTTTAActggttatattttttaaatggtttacaGGCCAAGCTGAGTTGTTAGATAGAATTTGAGAATGAAAGAATCTTATCAAGCACCTAATTATAAGAATAAGaacaacaattttaaaaattaaaacgaaAACTTGAAAAGATCAAGAACAGCCACAACAGATCAGATCGTATACTGTTGTTCTGAGCAGCCACCACCTTAATTCGATCCCTTTGTTATTGCCAACTACGTACACATAATTGCCTCTTAGACAACCTTTTTAAAGCTCTCACCTGCGCCAACTTTACCTATTCCACAGCCAAGCAAACTGTCTTTGTAATATCAgtaatttacatttatataacATTATTGCCTGAAAGTAGATCAGCTTCGATCTATtcatttatcataaaaaattaaccaaaacacAACAACATGTTCACGTGAAACTATGATATCTTGTTCTTTTCGAAACACATTTATAGAGTATTAGCACGTGAGGCAATTACAGCATAAATCAAGTACGTGTCTGTCTACCTGTGACGTTAGGACCAATTGCTGCTGGTTTGGACATGATGGCAGGGACAGCACCGTTCATGGGGCCCGCCGCTGATGCAGTACTGAAGATATGGGCATTAGGTAGGCCCATTGTTTGTGATTGATGGTAATTGTAAGAGGGGTACATAGGCATCCATGCGTTGCCACCCACAATAGGTTGAGCAGGATACACATGGCCCGGAAAACGCCCATTCATGATATAGTTCCCGCCGGCGTAGCTTAACTTCTGCGTCAATGTAATAAACAGAATAAAAGAAGAAACGaccttttaataattaaacttgTTATCCCTAAACGCTGGATCTTAAACTTATGTCTTGCTTGATTAAactaaaagaaaggaaaaaagaaaccaaagaaTAATGATTCGGAGACTGTCACAGAATTTGTGGGTGGCGGCCGTTTAAATACTCTCGTATATATTGAATTTAAGAAGTTGTAAATGAGATCATCCACTCACATGATTGTAACTGATATCTGTAGCAATATAGCTGGGAGAGTACCTGAAAATAAGACAATTAATTAGGAAAATTAATTACAgccatatatatagcatatataagAGCCGCTGCTCCATATTTCCCCTAAAATATACGTAACGTTCGTACCCATAGAAAGGAACGGCCGGTCGATGATGATGAAAGGGCGACGGCGGTGTCCCCGCCGGGTAGTACCACTGCACCTGATAATTTGCCGGTAGAGGCGTTGCTCCACCGTTGGATcctgcattaatatatatttatatgtacatCACATGCCGTTAAGTCCCCATTCTGATCCTCCCATTAAGAGTTAGTCTACACTGCTCATTCAAATGATACGTAccgttatatttaaaaagaaattaaaattaaaataatatttttttaaaataatatttttttttttttaccctcaTTCATATACTCtcaaaactataaatattagaATTTCTCTAACATGAAATTCCATTAAATTTGACTatctttttcaatatatttcgTTAATAGAcgatatatattaataatgagtATACCTTGATGAGAAGGGCTGGTGGAAGCCGACCTTGGGCGCCGAGCTCCGAGCGAAGCCAGGTTGCAGTTAGCTCGGCGTCCGTTGATGATGGGCGTGGCGTCCTCGCAAGCCTTCTTAGCTGCTTCAGCCTCCTTGAACGTCACCTACGATATACAATCAATGACCACCACACTGATCACATTTTGgcacaagaaaaacaaagaagaagaagtttacGTTCTTCGATCTTTGAGTACAAGATCCGTCGATATGGTGATCTGAAAGTAAACTTACGAATCCGTAGCCCTTGGATCTGCCCGTGGCCTTATCGGAGATGATCACAGCCTCCAATATCTCACCGTACTTATCAAAGTGCTCTCTCATGGCCTCCTTCGGAGTCTCCCATGCTAGCCCTCCGACAAACACCTTTGTTAGTGTCGTATCCGCAAATTGCCCAATGCTGTACTTGCTCGTCGTCATCGTTATCTAGTTGTTCCCCAGAACACCCAGTAAGGGTTAAAAAATCCGATAAGAAATCTATACAACTCTACTGATCAACCTTAAACTGATCAAGTATGTGCCTAGCTTGACAATGTTAATTAGGTCTCTaaatatttgtgtgtgtgtgtgtgtgtgtgtgagagagagagagagagagagagagagggaggggggggagGCCAGGGTTTTGTGGGAAGTGGGA encodes the following:
- the LOC121246310 gene encoding uncharacterized protein LOC121246310 → MVEVLGSNVYFDGVCTHGEARRSVAVENEIGTVGDGNSLEEDVKSLGGGTAISEAGLRGIGGSSVDASKHGTETGVEGSLGIVESRGEQTQAVVVEECEVMVREEDNIEGGAVKGETGREIVASGSGTGDMTAQDATDLDCEAQNTEVGTEDGGSLVVLDSTHGGAQIFHVDKVVMVDREAVLEKEMVEVGADRGGQVMDCVVDAIEDRESKEVGALDEKASITRNENGVGDSSVVVGSVGVESLVVKQDAIFENVEHLERGLIVEGDQPGGELANGGLNVAYNLMPQKAGVVDDDVWNPGISSVVVCATSSVENSSLQTDAFPEKALVIFNEQGNVLTSGISALDGVVSSSGRKLMEDTSSGGTKNGDGDPKSLDEKSKVATKGDTLCSNVEGMKNDAIDENATCSMEVQQGDVEQVGESSENQRDVSPTPVSSCLPNQAAVGGVDTVIDDKGSSQLNSTVVQEMEVDKQVIEEQLVDVETVCLSTASHEHKCANSTSDLVVTVGEATAKYDKVLSDSNVEVTETVDRDGMLSCSVNDQNLKEERMCGITQTEAHITNRMESALMECEAVLDSISEISVPTKKDEPMESEEYLEKGVGGDLPQIECEDAMLSNQPIQVVVEAEVATVDGSDLLNSNVETDTQVIGREEIAPMDTEEILNSNMDVLGTEEFEECLRRSMAGDSAQIDSRSELQVEVEKQETKSEQVGLQEEQGMELEEDVADTEQSKADEEKFLEQATLNAGSMVEVHQASYQLPSENEGEFTVSDLVWGKVRSHPWWPGQIFDPADSSEKATKHHRKDCFLVAYFGDRTFAWNEASQLKAFRTHFSHIEKQSNSEAFQNAVDCALEEVSRRVEFGLACSCIPKDAFYRIKFQKVENTGIRQESITRDRVDRSASASSFEPDKLIKYVQALARYPSGDSDRLEVVIAKAQLLAFCRLRGYSSLPEFQFCGQLLESDMDTLVSEDRMHSIKVFEHVDDELTSFEQEISKNQNSFSSKHKQNFKDDVFYKKKERSLSELMGDTMDSPDGDDWLDGKTTSSGKKRKAVDYHDDLGPQDGRKTISFAKVSSTIPPSFPKPSFKIGDCIRRAASQLTGSPSILKWNSERLQKIDGSHDGPAGNEADASFLESDTQRGRVGVSTEYSSLDDLLLQLQIAAQNPLKAYGLSDTIVSFFSDFRNSVIVGQHSRRELLAMDKVGGGKRKKSSHSVVGSPETYEFEDMSDTYWTDRVVQNGSEEKTSRRNKKREYQIVPVVLDTPQVGRRPYSRRRYSDGNDAVAAEKPAGYVDENSPAEIVMNFAEVNSVPSETNLNKMFRRFGPLKESETEVDRDTSRARVVYKHSSDAEVAFSSAGRFNIFGPTLVNYQINYTPSALFKASPMDTAQDHEMQFDLAALEVNLV
- the LOC121246313 gene encoding probable RNA-binding protein ARP1; this translates as MTTSKYSIGQFADTTLTKVFVGGLAWETPKEAMREHFDKYGEILEAVIISDKATGRSKGYGFVTFKEAEAAKKACEDATPIINGRRANCNLASLGARRPRSASTSPSHQGSNGGATPLPANYQVQWYYPAGTPPSPFHHHRPAVPFYGYSPSYIATDISYNHKLSYAGGNYIMNGRFPGHVYPAQPIVGGNAWMPMYPSYNYHQSQTMGLPNAHIFSTASAAGPMNGAVPAIMSKPAAIGPNVTVCLAVE